Proteins co-encoded in one Malus sylvestris chromosome 9, drMalSylv7.2, whole genome shotgun sequence genomic window:
- the LOC126582260 gene encoding developmentally-regulated G-protein 2-like isoform X4, which translates to MGIIERIKEIEAEMARTQKNKATEYHLGQLKAKIAKLRTQLLEPPKGSSGGGDGFEVTKFGHGRVALIGFPSVGKSTLLTMLTGTHSEAASYEFTTLTCIPGIIHYNDTKIQLLDLPGIIEGASEGKGRGRQVIAVAKSSDIVLMVLDASKSEGHRQILTKELEAVGLRLNKKPPQIYFKKKKTGGISFNSTCTLTHVDEKLCYQILHEYKIHNAELLFREDATVDDLIDVIEGNRKYMKCVYVYNKIDVIGIDDVDKLARQPNSVVISCNLKLNFDRLLAKMWEEMGLVRVYTKPQGQQPDFGDPVVLSADRGGCTVGDFCNHIHRSLVKEVKYVLVWGTSARHYPQHCGLGHVLNVEDVVQIVKKKVNRSFCCSLQVKFPYRYIQYRIDFSA; encoded by the exons ATGGGGATCATCGAAAGGATCAAGGAAATTGAGGCCGAAATGGCTCGGACTCAGAAAAATAAAGCCACAG AGTATCATCTTGGCCAGCTCAAGGCAAAGATTGCCAAGCTCAGGACTCAGCTTTTGGAGCCTCCAAAA GGGTCTAGCGGAGGTGGAGATGGTTTCGAAGTTACAAAGTTTGGTCACGGACGTGTTGCGCTTATTGGGTTTCCAAG TGTGGGGAAGTCGACACTTTTGACTATGTTGACGGGCACACACTCTGAAGCTGCATCTTATGAGTTCACAACTCTTACCTGCATTCCTGGGATTATACATTACAATGATACAAAAATTCAGCTGCTCGATCTTCCTGGAATTATTGAAGGTGCTTCAGAAGGCAAAGGTCGTGGGAGGCAG GTTATTGCTGTTGCCAAGTCTTCAGATATTGTTTTGATGGTCCTTGATGCCTCAAAA AGTGAAGGTCATCGGCAAATATTGACAAAGGAGCTGGAAGCTGTGGGCTTACGTTTAAACAAGAAGCCGCCTCAA ATATacttcaaaaagaaaaagactgGAGGAATTTCTTTCAACAGCACTTGCACTTTGACTCATGTGGATGAGAAGCTTTGTTATCAAATTCTACACGAATACAAAATTCACAATGCTGAG TTGCTGTTTCGCGAGGATGCGACAGTGGATGATCTTATTGATGTGATTGAGGGAAACCGGAAATACATGAAGTGTGTATATGTGTACAACAAGATAGACGTTATTGGTATTGATGATGTGGACAAATTAGCCCGTCAGCCGAATTCTGTTGTCATTAGTTGCAATCTCAAG CTGAACTTTGACAGACTACTTGCAAAAATGTGGGAAGAGATGGGACTTGTTAGAGTTTATACAAAGCCGCAGGGCCAGCAACCTGATTTCGGTGATCCAGTAGTTCTTTCTGCT gATAGAGGGGGCTGCACTGTTGGAGACTTCTGTAATCATATACACAGGAGTTTGGTGAAGGAAGTCAAATACGTGTTAGTGTGGGGTACAAGTGCAAGGCACTACCCACAGCATTGTGGCCTCGGTCATGTTTTGAATGTTGAAGATGTGGTCCAAATTGTGAAGAAAAAGGTAAACCGGTCTTTCTGTTGTTCATTGCaagtgaaatttccttatagaTACATACAATATCGCATTGATTTCTCTGCGTAA
- the LOC126582260 gene encoding developmentally-regulated G-protein 2-like isoform X1 — translation MGIIERIKEIEAEMARTQKNKATEYHLGQLKAKIAKLRTQLLEPPKGSSGGGDGFEVTKFGHGRVALIGFPSVGKSTLLTMLTGTHSEAASYEFTTLTCIPGIIHYNDTKIQLLDLPGIIEGASEGKGRGRQVIAVAKSSDIVLMVLDASKSEGHRQILTKELEAVGLRLNKKPPQIYFKKKKTGGISFNSTCTLTHVDEKLCYQILHEYKIHNAELLFREDATVDDLIDVIEGNRKYMKCVYVYNKIDVIGIDDVDKLARQPNSVVISCNLKLNFDRLLAKMWEEMGLVRVYTKPQGQQPDFGDPVVLSADRGGCTVGDFCNHIHRSLVKEVKYVLVWGTSARHYPQHCGLGNVLNDEDVVQIVKKKDKEGEGRGRFKSHSTDPARISDRVKKAPLKQ, via the exons ATGGGGATCATCGAAAGGATCAAGGAAATTGAGGCCGAAATGGCTCGGACTCAGAAAAATAAAGCCACAG AGTATCATCTTGGCCAGCTCAAGGCAAAGATTGCCAAGCTCAGGACTCAGCTTTTGGAGCCTCCAAAA GGGTCTAGCGGAGGTGGAGATGGTTTCGAAGTTACAAAGTTTGGTCACGGACGTGTTGCGCTTATTGGGTTTCCAAG TGTGGGGAAGTCGACACTTTTGACTATGTTGACGGGCACACACTCTGAAGCTGCATCTTATGAGTTCACAACTCTTACCTGCATTCCTGGGATTATACATTACAATGATACAAAAATTCAGCTGCTCGATCTTCCTGGAATTATTGAAGGTGCTTCAGAAGGCAAAGGTCGTGGGAGGCAG GTTATTGCTGTTGCCAAGTCTTCAGATATTGTTTTGATGGTCCTTGATGCCTCAAAA AGTGAAGGTCATCGGCAAATATTGACAAAGGAGCTGGAAGCTGTGGGCTTACGTTTAAACAAGAAGCCGCCTCAA ATATacttcaaaaagaaaaagactgGAGGAATTTCTTTCAACAGCACTTGCACTTTGACTCATGTGGATGAGAAGCTTTGTTATCAAATTCTACACGAATACAAAATTCACAATGCTGAG TTGCTGTTTCGCGAGGATGCGACAGTGGATGATCTTATTGATGTGATTGAGGGAAACCGGAAATACATGAAGTGTGTATATGTGTACAACAAGATAGACGTTATTGGTATTGATGATGTGGACAAATTAGCCCGTCAGCCGAATTCTGTTGTCATTAGTTGCAATCTCAAG CTGAACTTTGACAGACTACTTGCAAAAATGTGGGAAGAGATGGGACTTGTTAGAGTTTATACAAAGCCGCAGGGCCAGCAACCTGATTTCGGTGATCCAGTAGTTCTTTCTGCT gATAGAGGGGGCTGCACTGTTGGAGACTTCTGTAATCATATACACAGGAGTTTGGTGAAGGAAGTCAAATACGTGTTAGTGTGGGGTACAAGTGCAAGGCATTACCCACAGCATTGTGGCCTCGGTAATGTTTTGAATGATGAAGACGTGGTCCAAATTGTGAAGAAAAAG GACAAGGAAGGGGAAGGGAGGGGTCGGTTTAAATCACATTCAACGGACCCTGCTCGTATATCTGACAGAGTGAAGAAGGCCCCCCTGAAGCAGTAG
- the LOC126582259 gene encoding putative pentatricopeptide repeat-containing protein At5g37570, with amino-acid sequence MTSKFIPSRTSFLYVSNTVKQLKQSHTLLLKAPTEPNRRYHLLAQLLQRLLQLPGDNLRYAHNLFDEIPNCRIQFLWTSLIHSNVLQDRFRQSIALYAQMHRVGVSPSGFTFSSVLNACGRVQAVFEGKQVHARLLQCGFLGNGIVQTALLHMYAKCGLVRDARDVFDSMEDKDLVAWTAMICGYSKMGLMGEARWLFDNMGQCNAVSWATMVAGYANIGDMERAKELYERMVEKNPVAWVAMIAGYGKRGNVVEAEMVFNEIQMPDASCWAAMVACYAQNGYAAEAIEMYKKMREAKVRVSEVAMVGAISACTQLGDVEIAAALAKHVEEGFCEKTIFVSNALIHMHSKCGNIDQAWREFNRMSMRDVISYSALVTALADHGKAEDALDLFSKMQKEGVRPNEVTFVGLLNACSHAGLVEKGCRYFELMTQVFGIEPQKEHYACMVDLLGRAGMLEKAYNLIIDNVGVADAKIWGSLLGACKVHGNAELSEMAARQLFEIEPRDAGNYVLLANTYAETNKWDDAERVRMMMNQRGMVKSPGCSWRDSTV; translated from the exons ATGACTTCGAAATTCATTCCCTCTCGAACTTCATTCCTTTATGTAAGCAATACCGTAAAGCAGCTAAAACAAAGCCACACTCTCCTACTCAAAGCCCCAACTGAACCCAACCGACGTTACCATCTCTTGGCTCAGTTGCTCCAGCGGCTCCTGCAACTCCCTGGTGACAACCTCCGGTATGCCCACAACCTGTTCGACGAAATACCCAACTGCAGAATTCAGTTCCTCTGGACCTCCCTCATCCACTCCAATGTGCTTCAAGATCGCTTTCGTCAATCCATCGCTCTATATGCTCAAATGCACCGGGTTGGCGTATCACCATCTGGGTTCACCTTCTCTTCCGTTCTCAATGCCTGTGGTCGTGTCCAGGCGGTTTTCGAAGGGAAACAAGTCCATGCGAGGCTTCTGCAGTGTGGTTTCTTGGGAAACGGGATAGTGCAAACTGCGCTTCTtcatatgtatgcaaaatgtggGCTAGTAAGGGACGCGAGGGATGTTTTTGATTCGATGGAAGATAAGGATTTGGTTGCTTGGACGGCCATGATTTGTGGGTATTCGAAGATGGGATTGATGGGTGAAGCGCGGTGGTTGTTTGATAACATGGGGCAGTGCAATGCGGTTTCTTGGGCTACCATGGTTGCTGGGTACGCGAACATTGGTGATATGGAAAGGGCAAAGGAATTGTACGAAAGAATGGTGGAGAAAAATCCAGTGGCGTGGGTGGCTATGATAGCGGGATATGGGAAGCGTGGTAATGTAGTGGAGGCCGAGATGGTTTTTAACGAGATACAGATGCCGGATGCGTCATGTTGGGCAGCAATGGTGGCTTGTTATGCTCAGAATGGTTATGCAGCAGAAGCCATTGAGATGTATAAGAAAATGAGGGAAGCAAAAGTAAGAGTCAGTGAGGTGGCAATGGTGGGAGCTATTTCAGCTTGTACACAACTTGGGGATGTTGAAATTGCAGCCGCATTGGCAAAGCATGTGGAGGAAGGGTTTTGTG AGAAGACAATCTTTGTATCCAATGCATTGATCCATATGCATTCCAAATGCGGAAACATAGACCAGGCATGGAGAGAGTTCAACAGAATGAGCATGAGAGATGTCATATCCTATAGTGCGTTGGTCACTGCCCTTGCTGACCATGGAAAGGCCGAGGATGCATTGGATCTTTTCTCGAAGATGCAAAAGGAAGGAGTTAGACCGAACGAGGTTACATTCGTCGGCCTCCTCAACGCATGTAGCCATGCCGGACTGGTTGAGAAAGGGTGCCGGTATTTTGAGCTCATGACTCAGGTTTTCGGCATTGAGCCACAAAAGGAGCACTATGCTTGCATGGTTGATCTTCTTGGAAGGGCTGGGATGCTTGAAAAGGCATACAATCTTATAATAGACAATGTCGGTGTTGCCGATGCAAAGATTTGGGGCTCCTTGTTAGGAGCTTGCAAGGTTCATGGCAATGCTGAGTTGAGCGAGATGGCAGCCAGGCAACTCTTTGAAATAGAACCGCGCGATGCAGGAAATTACGTGCTTTTGGCAAATACTTACGCAGAAACAAATAAATGGGATGATGCTGAGAGAGTGAGAATGATGATGAATCAAAGAGGTATGGTAAAATCTCCTGGGTGTAGCTGGAGAGATTCTACTGTATAA
- the LOC126582261 gene encoding omega-amidase, chloroplastic-like, whose translation MSTGELLWELVQRARAVDNRLFVATCSPSRDSTGSYTIWGHSMLVEPSGEIIATAGHEETIVIAEIDYSKIQLQRKSLQLDEQKLEDIYKLIDGHELSP comes from the exons ATGAGCACTGGTGAATTGTTGTGGGAGCTCGTACAGAGAGCAAG GGCAGTTGATAACCGG TTATTCGTAGCTACTTGTTCACCTTCTCGAGACTCCACTGGTTCTTACACAATATGGGGACACTCCATGCTAGTTGAACCG TCGGGCGAGATAATTGCAACCGCAGGGCATGAGGAAACTATTGTAATCGCCGAGATCGATTACTCTAAAATTCAGCTCCAAAG AAAGAGCCTCCAACTTGATGAACAAAAGCTGGAAGACATCTACAAGTTGATCGATGGGCATGAACTAAGTCCTTGA